GTGGAGAGCGGCACGATCCAGATGCAGGACATCTTTCGCTATCAACAGGAAGGATTCGACGGCGATGGCAAGGTGCGCGGACACTTCCTGGCGACGGGGCGGGTGCCGGAGTTCTACGAGGACCTCAAACGCCGCGGCATCACCGTCGATCTCTCGATCTTCCAGACGGATAAATAATGCTGTTGCTCATCGTCGCCGGGCTGTCTTTTTTGTCGGCAACCCTGGCCGGCGTCGTGTTCCTGCAAAGGGGCGAAGAATTTCTCGGCCGCTACCGGGCGACGTTCACCGAAAGCGCCACTGCGAACATGTCCGATATGTTCATGTTCATCGATGCGCAGCGTCTTTTTTACATCAACATGATCGCCATCGTCGTATTGCCGCTGTTCACCTGGATGTTGACGGGCGATGCGCTTTCCAGCGGCGTGGTGATGCTGGTCCTGGTGATTATTCCCGGTTTCATCTACCGCCGGATGCGCAAACGGCGGCTGAAGCTCTTCGAAAAGCAGCTGCCGGACGGACTGGCGGTGATCTCCGGCGCCATGCGCGCCGGTGCCAGTCTCAATATCGCCATGGAAAATCTGGTCAAGGAAGCACCAGCGCCCATGTCGCAGGAGTTCGAACTGTTCCTGCGCGAGCAGCGCGTTGGCGCCGATTTCGACACCTCGTTGAAACACATGGAGAAACGGCTGCCGTTGCCGGACTTTCTCATGCTGACCGCCGCGTTGCGCATCTCCCGCGAGGTCGGCGGCAATCTCGCCGAAATCCTGGAAAACCTCGCCAACACGC
The DNA window shown above is from Gammaproteobacteria bacterium and carries:
- a CDS encoding type II secretion system F family protein yields the protein MLLLIVAGLSFLSATLAGVVFLQRGEEFLGRYRATFTESATANMSDMFMFIDAQRLFYINMIAIVVLPLFTWMLTGDALSSGVVMLVLVIIPGFIYRRMRKRRLKLFEKQLPDGLAVISGAMRAGASLNIAMENLVKEAPAPMSQEFELFLREQRVGADFDTSLKHMEKRLPLPDFLMLTAALRISREVGGNLAEILENLANTLRRKATMEGKIDSLTAQGKLQGIVMTGLPILLAVLLMQLEPEAMGKLFSTHIGWAVCAVIVVMESMGYMMISKITSIDV